One genomic segment of Impatiens glandulifera chromosome 6, dImpGla2.1, whole genome shotgun sequence includes these proteins:
- the LOC124942319 gene encoding uncharacterized protein LOC124942319: protein MGTREVYEEKLRSGNLHHDPTMNPGLGSPRCPRCLSLINSNPEKNEWTITPVLHDATAFAGTGIGGLLSSVNGFNTGFPYVQKHVKGPKWLPFLVGLPPLLMFSAASAAFGGYALPWFSQLTVTSYYGASSASQYAISLLTRRVEEAHSSSHIQLMNDSKPVTS, encoded by the exons ATGGGGACGAGGGAGGTTTATGAAGAGAAGTTGAGATCAGGCAACCTCCACCATGATCCTACAATGAATCCTGGCCTCGGATCACCTCGATGCCCTCGCTGCCTGTCTCTCATAAACTCCAATCCT GAAAAAAACGAATGGACCATCACTCCTGTGTTGCACGATGCCACTGCATTT GCTGGTACTGGAATTGGTGGATTGCTCAGTTCGGTTAATGGTTTCAATACTGGGTTCCCCTACGTTCAGAAACATGTAAAAGGACCAAAGTGGCTTCCATTTCTTGTTGGA CTCCCACCATTGCTAATGTTTTCAGCTGCAAGTGCTGCATTTGGAG GATATGCACTTCCTTGGTTTTCTCAATTGACTGTAACATCGTATTATGGTGCTTCGAGTGCCTCTCAATATGCGATCTCCTTACTCACAAGACGGGTCGAAGAGGCTCACTCTTCTTCCCATATCCAACTGATGAATGATTCAAAACCTGTAACTTCATAA